In the genome of Catharus ustulatus isolate bCatUst1 chromosome 1, bCatUst1.pri.v2, whole genome shotgun sequence, the window ttcgaagttgtaattttatttactaCTTTTCAATGAACCAACTTTGCTATTCTGCAAAGGGACCTCTCTGGAAGAATTACTTTTAAGTAGCCACTAAGATGATATGAGATGGAGGAGTGAGTTGTTTATGTATTTTACCAAAGCGAAAGATTGATCTCCATGTAAAGCAAGTTCAGATTGGGTGGACACCCTTCATTCCTCTAGAATTTTGTCTGGAATATCAGACTTGAAATTTTGTGAGTCTTACATGTGCATGAATTTGAATAATTTAAGTCTAGGAATACTTTATTTCAACTTTTAAAGTCACAGATTGCAGTGCATTGGGCAAGATAAAgtaaaaaagatgaaaaaaaaattctcagattGTTTTTGTGAAGACAGTAACACTTCCATTAAGTATTTTAGActaataaaattattcagtaGTTTTCAAGTCtgacatttttccccctcaggcCTAATTTAATACGGGACTACAGGGATCTCCTGTGAGTGGCTAATACCCTTCTTATAAGTAATGCTTTCTTCATAGCCTCATTTTCATAACTAAGTTTCATTAATGAAAATGCTATAAATAATTAAAGTGAAATATGTCAAGACTAAGCCCAGGGAATCTGTGGCCAAGTAAACAAAGGGACTCTGAAGCTTTGGATCTACATGTTCTTGGACTGCTGCATACAGCATTCTTGTCTAAGCTTGGCTCTTAAAGCTCTTTTGAACTTTCAGACAGGAAACACTGCAGAAAGTTGTGTTAAAATGGAccctacattttaaaataaaaagtcgTTAGTCTAAAAATCAGCCTACCAATAGAAGCAGTATTCTCACTGGTGTAAGATGTAGAAAACTAAGAATGTAGAAAACATtgtataaaatacattatttttttccccccaaagctttatttatctattttttttttaatttttgaaatggTATGGGACATGTCAGAAGAAACTGTTGCTTGCATTTAGTGCAGTATACTTGAACAAGAGCCTGGTGTTTCTTTTTATGCTCTAATGACTTTTAGGCTAAATCTTTGATTATAAGACAATATAGGTTGTTACTTGGCAGTTTTAGATTGTGGGTCACATAAATAAGAGGTTACTTGAAGTTGTTTCATCCACTGATGGGCAATATAAACTGGTTGTTTCATCCACTGATGGGCAATATAAactggtattttctttttggtgtgTTTGTACCTTCTAGTGCAGCGACAATTTCAGTGGCTGATATCCTTTATTCACCCAGTAAGCCTCTTCTGAGGCTGTCCCTCAGTTTGATTTTAAATGACTAATTTCAAAGATTAGTTTTGATTCTGTAGTTTGTAAACTTCGTGCTCATATAGACTTGTGAATTTGAGatgtcttatttttttaataattaaaaagggCTTCATTCAAGAAATGAAATTGCTTTTGTAACTCATCCCTTAAATGTTATTGTCAGCTCTCTGAGGACAAGGTAGTTTGGGTTTGATGCTGTTTGAGAACTCCTAACATGCTAAATGGATACTAGATATGCAGAAAATCCAGCCCAGAAATGAATGTCTTGTAGCAAATAAGAGGGCTGGATTAAATTAAGTGTAATGAAGTTCTTCTGTAGCCCATAACTGAGACGAGCATTGCGACAGTCTTGCTTTTTGTTTAGCTCATACTGGTGATGTGGTTGGACTACTTATTTACGTATTGAAGAGACTCTGAGGTGAATACAGTGAGAAATCTTAAAATTTGCAGCTGTAGATCTGCAGCTCTTTGTTGAGTCATAGATGTCAAGTGATGAATGTGGGAATATATGGTCTCGTTAGTGCTCTGCATATTTTTAGCTACATTTTAAGAAGCTGATGTTTTCTTAATGTGGCAATAGATCGGTTCTTTTCATTAGAGAATGCTGTCTGTGTTCTTTGATCTTAGTCATGTGGTGTTTGTAGTCCTTAATGAGGATAGGAGGGGGGCAAGATTTTGTTTTACAGGGTAGTAATTGGAAGAGAAACAGCCTGTGTGGATTTTGATCATTTTTTGCTGTGTACAAGGTGCTGGTGTGTTTGATCTTACACTAAGATACTGACCCTTGCATTTAttcatgaaaaaatacaaaactatttAAACTTTGATTAATCTGGTCTGCTAATCAgagttttttcttgttttgtttgtttgcttatggttaaaattctgtttcattGAGGTGGGTGATGGTGTCATTTCCTGTGCGTCATGTTGACATAAATCACTCAGATTTGAGGTAATTTGAGAGCTGCGTTATCAGTTTGCTTTGTTAGTTTGAGACTAAAATTTTTTCTTGGAGGGTTTTTGTAGTTCACTGTCCAGCAGGAAATAACTTTTAGTTTTCATGAATGCTTTGTCAGGCTCTGCATTCTTGTTTGCTCTGTAATCAAAGTACTGAGCGTCCTCAGCCTTTGCGCCTTTCTGTGCCTGCCACTTCAAGCACAGCCGAGCTGTCTGAGACACAAAGTAATGCAGTTGCCAGCAGGAATATGATACTTGCTAAAGTCTCTAGGAAAGCCTTTTATCTTTGGCAAGTACGTTTTTTACATGAAATTACACATGATGGTAAAGCCACAGATTTAAAGTGTAATAACCCCcacaagaaatgttttcctcaTTTATGGTGTATTTTTAGCCACTTCTGCctggttttaaaacaaaaagtatttttaaagtttgcaCTTCGTTCAAGACACTGATGTCAGGGTATGGAAATGAGTATTTGCTCTTTTATGGATTTTACTTATTTGGTAATTGTGCTTGTCATTGAAGTCTAGAATatcaacaaaaaaagaaactactGCTTCTTGGTGCAATAGATTGTCATATGGTGTGCTTCTGAGTGCGGAGTGAGTGATGGAAGCCGTTGAATCCAAAACATGAATAGGTTTGAATATATTTAAGAATCTGTACATTTGTATGATTTTGTTCTTGTTTCAGGTGATCTATGCCATCTACTTGCAGAGCACGCAGAAATAAATCGGTGCTGTGGagtctgcagagcagctgaaaggAGAAACGTTACCCTGAGAATGAAGCAATAAAACACCTCTCCGCAGAGCCGTATGATTGAAAACGCGGTTCAGCCCTCCTCTGCTGCCGGACATGCTTTTGTACTCCTGCCCCGCTTACCCGCTGTTGCAGTAATACAGATGGATCgtagcagagaggcagaaatgGAGTTACGGAGatcctccagccctggcaaGCTAAGCAAGAACGACATGGATGCTGACAAGACCATGTGCCACAGCTGTTGCATCTGCGGCAAAAGTTTCCCTTTTCAGAGCTCCCTGTCGCAGCACATGAGGAAGCACACAGGTGAGAAGCCCTACAAATGCCCTTACTGCGATCACAGAGCTTCCCAAAAGGGCAACCTGAAGATCCACATCCGCAGTCACAGGACAGGCACTTTAAGTCAGGGGCACGAGGCAGAGATGggagaggcacagctgggggagaTGGGTGTTTCAGAGGGTCTTGGTGGGTGCACCAGCCCCACTAAAAGTACATCTGCCTGCAACAAAATCTTGAATGGTACCACTCAGGTCGATAACAGCAAGATCTTGTTGAGAAGCAGCAAGAAGGAGGTCACAGAGATGGCACCAGCCGAGGAGGATGGCAAGCTGACCTCTTACCAGTGCACCTTCTGCAAAAACAAATTCGAAAGGAAGAAGGAcctggagcagcacctgcagcaggtccACAAACCGTTCAAGTGCAGGCTGTGCAGCTACATGACCCTGAGGGAGGAGACGCTGTTAAACCATATAGAGAAAGACCATATAACAGCTCAGGTCCCCAATGGGGAGACCTACACTGAGAACTGCAAGAGCGAGCTGAATGCGGGTGAGTTCCCATGCGAAGTCTGTGGTCAGACCTTTAGTCAAACCTGGTTCTTGAAAGCTCACATGAAAAAGCACAGGGGCTCATTTGATCACGGGTGCCATATTTGCGGCAGGAGATTCAAAGAGCCCTGGTTTCTCAAAAACCACATGAAGTCGCATGGCCCCAGGTCTGGGagcaaaaacaaaccaaaaaatgaTTTGGAGCTGATTGCCACTATCAATGATGTGATACAAGAGGAGACAATTGTGACAGGCCTATCTCTGTATGAAGTTTGCACCAAGTGTGGAAATCTGTTTACAAATATGGAAAGCCTGAAAGTGCATAATGCTGTTCACTACCGCGTGCAGCCGGGCAGCACTGGGGATAAAACTGAGGGCTTGGCTGATGGGAGCCTGAACTCCTCGGTAACCAAGCAGTTTTTCTTGCAGTGTCTCAATCTACTGCCATCTGTAGGGCTGGATAGAGTTACGAGAGGACAGGCTGGGAAAAGAGTAGCTGAGCTGGATCCGGTCAGTAGCTACCAAGCTTGGCAGCTGGCCACCAAAGGGAAAGTAGTAGAGCCCTCAGAGTATGTGAAGtatgtgggatgggatgaggccCTGGCAGATGCAGATGTGACTTATGACAAGGATAAGAGGGAGTATATCCTTGTCAACCAGGAGAAGCGCAAGCGAGACCAGGACTCACCCAGCAACCCCAAGAAGAAGAGCTGCACTGGTGGACGCCTGGAGAAAACCAGCAATGTCCCAGCAGGGGAGAGCTGCCCGCTTGCCCCAGCGGATCTGGACTATCGCCCTGCGTCCCGGCAGAGCCGGCGGGCCGCCCAGAACAAGTCCACAGAGTGCTTTGAGTGCGGGAAGATCTTCCGCACCTACCACCAAATGGTGCTGCACTCGCGGGTGCACCGCAAGGAACGCAGGAGCTGCGGTGACGGCGGGACGGCCGCCCAGCCGGACCGCTACGGCTCCAGCAGCGAGGAAGGGGACTCGGGCTCTGTCAGCGGGCCCAGCACCCCTGGCTCTGCATCCGCCCCAGAGGACTCGGCCACCTCTGGcttgggagaggagggggctgAGGAAAGCTcggaggaaggagcagccaaCCCCTTGCTAGGTAAGATCGCTCCCAGCTTTGCCCTAGTCATTGTTGCTGGTCCCTGTGTCTCCTGGTCTGGGACACAGCGATGACCAGAGGGAGAAATACGTGAAAGCATGTGAGAGATTTTAAAGGTCCTGTGCCTGCTTGTCTCAGTGTGGCAGCTCATTTATGGTGCAGGTAATAAAAGCGAGATGACGTTTTTGTAATGTGCTGGTGAACTCATATTTTGATGAAGGACACCTGAGAAGTATATTAGTTGCCTATAGCAACACTGTAGGATAGGATAATGTTTTCCCTGGATATCTTGGGGGCTGTTTTTCTACAATTCATGGTTGTCCTGTGCAGTGTTCTGCCTGCAGTGTACAGGTGTAGCCTGCGTAGCATAGCCCCAAAGCACATAAACTTGTTAAGTGCCAGCGTGAGAGGAGTCTCTCTCCTCTTCTCCGCTTCACTTCCCAAATTGTGTTTATAACTCCAAAGGCTATAATTAATCTCTCTGGATTAAAGCGGTCCTTTGAGCCCAATGCTACTAAATGGAACAAATTATTCTCCAAATAGCagcaaagtaaatatttaaaagaacaCCATTAAGCACTTTcgtatcttttttttttaatcctttatttttgttgttcaCCATGCTTTGTTTATAATACCCTTTTAGAAATGTGAGATTAACCATTCTTTCCTTACTAACCcttctgctggtttttgtttgttttctgtttggtgAACAAAAACGGTTTCCTctcattttcattccttttgttGTGAAGAACATAGTTATCTATAGAGTTAAACTCATTTTCAAGACCATCGTGGATGAAGTAATCTGCACCATTGTGGAAGAGAGTGGGTTTATTCAATTACCTTACTCTTTCAGGATATTATATAATGTTGCCTTTTCTCCTGGCTTCAGACCCACAGCAACAAAGCAACATTTTCAAGAATTGTGAATTGTTACatgtttttcataaatttttgaAGCAGTGTTGGATATATTCAAATTAATCCAAGAACACCaattttttaatgccttttcccattttcataaataaactCCAAAAATCTAGTGACAAGCTAGATTCTTACAGATTCTTAAATATTTGCAGTGTAACTACTTGCATGTTTAAAAGACTGAGAATTTGGCTTTCCCAACTGCTCTTGGATTCTTGAACACTTAAATTTCTTTATCAGCACATGCCTGTTTTGTGTGCAAGTCCATCAGCTGCCACCTTGGTACAGCTGACACAAGGTGTGGCGATAAAATTGCAGCTTTGTCTAGAGCGAAATGAGGCTGCCATGTTTCACCAGTGTAATGTACAGTGCTGCGATCAGAACTGCTGTGATGGAAAACCATCTCTCTGGAGGTGGGTTGAAAACATTGCGTCTTTGTATGATGTTCAAATAGGAAAACTGTTCCTACATGCTctccatattttatttccaacaaGAGGAATTGTCTCACATCTTTGCCTGTTCTACTTCTTGCCTCAGCTCAGGCTTTGAGCCCTTGTTGCAGGGGTAGAAGGGGAGAGTTAGTCACACAGCACTTTGGTCTCATAGGAATTAAAGTTACTGGCTTAACTGATGCCAGCAACTGGAAACTCACTTCTTTTGGGTACCAAATTGATCCCTGTTTGCTTTAACGGTAAAGAAGCAGCAAACTGGTGGGCCTGAATAAAGGCACATTTTGGAAAAGGGGTATATTTGCAATGATGGGCTGGAAGGATGGCTGCTGCGTTTTGTATTTGCTAACATCACAGTTGAAGAGCTAATCAAGTATTTAATTGGCTAATGGGAGACGTTTCAGTGCAAGAGAAATGTTACCTATTAATAGGTTATTTAACTCAAATCACTGTCTCAATGAAGGGAACAATTTTTACAAgtgacagggttttttttaatttgaaagaaagTTTAAGGTTTTTTGCCTATCTCTTTTGTTACATTTAAAAGGAGTTTCCATAAGAAAATGTTCAGGACTAAAATTGCCCAattgtctctttttttggtgTGCAGGTTTATTGGCACTGCCCTGGTATTGTGTTCTAAGGAACAAGGTCCTTCTGTCCAGCAAGCTGTGGGATTAATTTTACTCTTTTCAGATTCTGCTGTAActcaaagaggtttttttcctcctcccctaTGCACAATAACTTAAGGTATATGGAATATAGGCCGGATTCTGCCCTCATGTATGTGCCTGCAAAAATGAGGTGTTCTGGTATGGCCTTGAAGCACATTTTGTTCTAGAACTGCTGTAGTTTGCTGTCCtttgctgcagctttttttaGTTACTCTTCCAGGTGAAGATTTTCTATCAAGAATAGAGCCCCGTGGATAGGCTTCCTTCCCAGTAGAAGCAGACAAGCAGGGCTCTCAGTTTCCTGtttgtgaaattatttctaCAGCATTATTTTTACTCGGGCTGTAATTAGGAAAATCTTGCACTACTCATAAGTTTATATAAaatctgttgggtttttttgtttttttactttcctatctttactcttcctttccccctttGACACATTACTATGTTATCCTGTGTCAGAAAAGGGCCTTGAGACTGCCAAGTATTGAATGTTGTGGCCTTGACTCAGCTGAAAGTATTTATTTGTGCATTTAATTCTTAATAATCAGAGGAGTGCTGTTGACACACAGTGTCTTGCAGCAGGGTAGGTGGCAGGGCACCTCTGTGGTCACTTTGGGCCAGCAGGTGTAGGGGCTGagggtggcaggagcagggaagtaTTGACAGGGCTCACTGGGAGAAGAGCAAGAATTGGGGTTGAGAGCCTCCAGGGCAGGACTCCTTTGATCTTAACAAGTCTGTGATTTGCCCCTGCTGCCTTTGTCAGGTAACATCAGGGTTTCTCAGGCACTGAGATGTAGTGTTGCAAACCCAGTTTATCAGCTGTCGGGGGTAAAGTGGCTGACTGCAAAGTGTACTTCATCTGGTTGGAGGGAGGGTGAAAATGAGTTTTCTAGAGTTACACATAGTGTACTGTGTGATACCTGTCATGCAGAGATCAGGCATGAAGTGTTTTTGCTTTGTGTAACAGCCGTGTGGGAAGAAGTGGCTCAGAGCACGTTTGCTTTGTTGATATCAGACTTTGAATATTTTGGAGGTGTTCCTGCCCCATACgattcttcatttttatttatcattCAAGCCACTTGCAAACTGTACCTGAATGTTCACCAAGTTGCATCCAAAGCTGTGTGAACTGTCTGAAGGTTGTTGCTCACCTCTTCCCCAAATTGAGGtttttggttgggattttttcattattttcattttccctggaAAGATCCCCAGAGATGTGACTTAGAGAGTAGAGAGGGATTATATATGTGAGGataaaagtgaaaggaaaacactATTTTTATAATCTTTCAGCCTCTCACCTAAAATGTAGTTTTAGATATATCAAAGTAATTTGGTGGTTAGTATTTTTAAGGCATGAGCCCCTTCATTTACCATGGTGGTTTTAGCAATGCAGGTGTTTGGGTTTGTTACTTTAAGGTCTATGTCAGTTCTgaaatgaagaaggaagaataatttttgaGGCTGTGACTGCTCTTGGCAGGTGGAAAGATgaggaaaagaagtgaaaagaatttaaatacttGGTTCTTGTGATGCATGGAGTAAAACCCCAGACTTGATATAACCCAGCCAGTGAGGAAGAGCCATGAAGGTGGTTCTTCCTCCTGCATGTAAATGTCAGTCTGGGgtagaaataaatgttaaaattcatctaggaggggaaaacaaagaaaaagcaaaggagcGTTGTGTAGGAATAAAGGAGAGGAATGCTACTTCTAGCATGGCCATGTCAGGGAAGGACatcagggaaaggagaggatgTATCACCTCGGAATGCTGCTTCCAGTGAAAACCATCTTGTCTATTCTATTTCCATTATCTCCTGCCTCCTCTCTCTgttctctttgcctttttttcccttctgtcagACTCCTGATTTTTTGAGATGCTTTAAGGAGAGACTGATTCACTTGTATTGCACACATGTTTCTGCTACACTGGCAGTGTAGGAAGGGGCTGGCAGCGAGTGGGGACTGTTGTGCTGGGCCCTGTACCGATACTGCTTTCTGCCCAAGAAGCTCATGACCTGGCTGAGGGGGACACAAGACTGTgcagaatgtaaaaaaaaaaccccatcaaacaGTGAATACAAAACAGTGGTTTTGTGGCTTGTGTCAGGAATCACTGGTGGTGTGGTGGGACCTTCTTAGAACATGAGCACTGTGAAGGATTGGGATGAGATGGGAGTTAGGTGCAGGGTGGACAGAAAGGAGAATGggggaaggcagagagagaagCAGGACCTTGGTGAAGGGAGCTGTGGAGTGATGAGGTTTCAAGGGCATGGGGGGCTGAAGGGAGGTGTGCAATGGCACTGGATTCAAACCCTCCAAGGCAGTGCCAGCATGCTGGGTGGCTTGCACTGGAGCTGCAAAGGCTCATGATGTGCTGTGCTCGGGTGGGTAACTCCAAGAGGATTTCCATGTGAAAACCAGAAGATGTGGACCTCTTCCTTTGTGTTTGTTACATTTCAAAAACTCTCAGAAGAGCATGGCCAGAGACTGATTTAATATAGTAAACTGGAGAAGAGACAGCTGCCTATGAAAGCTTATACAGTCTTGGGGATGTAACACGTACCATTTATCCCAGGCCTGTTATATGAAAATTGTATATGTAAACTGGAATGCTTGAATAGAAACATAACATTAGCAAGCTCTGAGGAAGAAGAGTAGAGGAGATTTATGAAGCACAAATTTGGACTTTGGCTCAGATATGAATTATAACAACTCCAAGAGCTGGAACTTTATTGAAAAGTGCATCTTTTCAGAAGTCTTTTGatgtaaaataattcaaaagtAAAAGTTGTTTTGAGTTGCTTTAATACTTTAGTAAAGCAGCAAGGCTGTAATTTTTGGGAGGAAAGTAACAGTAAGAATTAAACAGCTAAGCaaatgaaattagaaaaataaaaacgtGTAGTAATTCCAGAAAACAGAGCTATTTCTAGTAGATGTTTTCTGTTGCTAGCATGAGTGTATGGAACAGCTGCCAGTGTCCAGTACCAGGACTTCATTGTTCTTACATGAAAGAGTGTTTCTCTGTGTGCAGGGGGAGGTCTCTCCACTacataaaaatcaaacatttttacTACATATCGTGATTAATTACACTTCAGATGCTTCTCATGCCAGACTCTCACTTACTGTAAATCCCACAGTATTATGCTGCTAAAGGCAGTGCTCTTGGGGCATTTTACACTAAATGGTATCTTGCTCTGTATGTACAGTCTTAAGCATGTTTAAGTTTTTTAGCATATTTAGTTTGCTGAAGAAGCATATAATGAACTGGAGAATGTTTCTCTGCTGGACAATTGGTAACTATTGCCCCAGGCTTCCAAGAAATAAGGCAGTTTCAAGAAGGAACAGTGTCTCAGAACTGTGAAGATAAGAGTGTTATGCTGTGATTACACATTTACCAGTTAATTTGGGCATTGCTGAGGGGTGGTTGTTGCAATAGGGAACCCTTTCAGCTTTACAACTCAAACTAATTGTTTGGATTCTTAACTCCAGTGAGATCAATGAAACTCTGGAACTTGGAATTATAAGCAAATTGATGATTCAAATGATAGGGGAAATTGGGAAGAGGCACGGATCCTGTACTTGCAGGAGATCCATTAGATATTGGTTGGGGCTTAGCAGAGTTCATCTGTTCCTTAAAGCAGATTTGGACTAGATTTGTTACCTAGTTTGAACACATCTAATAATAGCATTTAGAAATTTCATATCTACCTTGCTGTGATGCATATAGTCCAATCCTGATGCCTCTTAGCAAAGCCATGTGCAGTGT includes:
- the ZNF516 gene encoding zinc finger protein 516 isoform X1 codes for the protein MIENAVQPSSAAGHAFVLLPRLPAVAVIQMDRSREAEMELRRSSSPGKLSKNDMDADKTMCHSCCICGKSFPFQSSLSQHMRKHTGEKPYKCPYCDHRASQKGNLKIHIRSHRTGTLSQGHEAEMGEAQLGEMGVSEGLGGCTSPTKSTSACNKILNGTTQVDNSKILLRSSKKEVTEMAPAEEDGKLTSYQCTFCKNKFERKKDLEQHLQQVHKPFKCRLCSYMTLREETLLNHIEKDHITAQVPNGETYTENCKSELNAGEFPCEVCGQTFSQTWFLKAHMKKHRGSFDHGCHICGRRFKEPWFLKNHMKSHGPRSGSKNKPKNDLELIATINDVIQEETIVTGLSLYEVCTKCGNLFTNMESLKVHNAVHYRVQPGSTGDKTEGLADGSLNSSVTKQFFLQCLNLLPSVGLDRVTRGQAGKRVAELDPVSSYQAWQLATKGKVVEPSEYVKYVGWDEALADADVTYDKDKREYILVNQEKRKRDQDSPSNPKKKSCTGGRLEKTSNVPAGESCPLAPADLDYRPASRQSRRAAQNKSTECFECGKIFRTYHQMVLHSRVHRKERRSCGDGGTAAQPDRYGSSSEEGDSGSVSGPSTPGSASAPEDSATSGLGEEGAEESSEEGAANPLLDGKPYHCNFPEEETPMITSQLDELPKLGGHNARENEARESKPEIPALVSALESVIKEPFSKYQGSADIKMPVFHHSQGLPCSSHIASFASSMGQTSSDMVMDLKTTLEVQASRARENLLDLHREHPLIQKGAEALEVAPLDLSEKSTRDTSCNKYLNTSLQAALIVYPCPFCSHKTYYPEVLWMHKRILHKISCNSMVPPWVQQNGFKSIKNNLVFLARSGRTGPPPVLGGKECQPLPIARFTRTQVPSALPGSKPSSLSVGMATKCGSTHPPKDGHGHCGSRAPALDGYRQPKLNHSQEQYSMAAQHKSKYEANSKLMQMGTYGRSITPTQTVISRPSTQPTNSKQVEKYVVPQGNTGFASPGKHCASDSVKAKYTPPLQYHPLCKSEQYPKLEEPSVPLREPLVKAGNEMRTLANCTAGARASPVLQPQPGAVGVPPALHSSKQDLGSDGHEKHLDILNIFKTYIPKDLASLYQTCGANSPVLDHTGMLRTQTRQGDCVCRECGKCFTQPSHLRTHQRSHTGERPRRRRAHGPHAAPPEGNLDPGRSRDAPEHPSPCQPPPRPELPRTEAVSSALPGGGCLRAVNHLKINEDATQDIYKLTY
- the ZNF516 gene encoding zinc finger protein 516 isoform X2, whose amino-acid sequence is MIENAVQPSSAAGHAFVLLPRLPAVAVIQMDRSREAEMELRRSSSPGKLSKNDMDADKTMCHSCCICGKSFPFQSSLSQHMRKHTGEKPYKCPYCDHRASQKGNLKIHIRSHRTGTLSQGHEAEMGEAQLGEMGVSEGLGGCTSPTKSTSACNKILNGTTQVDNSKILLRSSKKEVTEMAPAEEDGKLTSYQCTFCKNKFERKKDLEQHLQQVHKPFKCRLCSYMTLREETLLNHIEKDHITAQVPNGETYTENCKSELNAGEFPCEVCGQTFSQTWFLKAHMKKHRGSFDHGCHICGRRFKEPWFLKNHMKSHGPRSGSKNKPKNDLELIATINDVIQEETIVTGLSLYEVCTKCGNLFTNMESLKVHNAVHYRVQPGSTGDKTEGLADGSLNSSVTKQFFLQCLNLLPSVGLDRVTRGQAGKRVAELDPVSSYQAWQLATKGKVVEPSEYVKYVGWDEALADADVTYDKDKREYILVNQEKRKRDQDSPSNPKKKSCTGGRLEKTSNVPAGESCPLAPADLDYRPASRQSRRAAQNKSTECFECGKIFRTYHQMVLHSRVHRKERRSCGDGGTAAQPDRYGSSSEEGDSGSVSGPSTPGSASAPEDSATSGLGEEGAEESSEEGAANPLLDGKPYHCNFPEEETPMITSQLDELPKLGGHNARENEARESKPEIPALVSALESVIKEPFSKYQGSADIKMPVFHHSQGLPCSSHIASFASSMGQTSSDMVMDLKTTLEVQASRARENLLDLHREHPLIQKGAEALEVAPLDLSEKSTRDTSCNKYLNTSLQAALIVYPCPFCSHKTYYPEVLWMHKRILHKISCNSMVPPWVQQNGFKSIKNNLVFLARSGRTGPPPVLGGKECQPLPIARFTRTQVPSALPGSKPSSLSVGMATKCGSTHPPKDGHGHCGSRAPALDGYRQPKLNHSQEQYSMAAQHKSKYEANSKLMQMGTYGRSITPTQTVISRPSTQPTNSKQVEKYVVPQGNTGFASPGKHCASDSVKAKYTPPLQYHPLCKSEQYPKLEEPSVPLREPLVKAGNEMRTLANCTAGARASPVLQPQPGAVGVPPALHSSKQDLGSDGHEKHLDILNIFKTYIPKDLASLYQTCGANSPVLDHTGMLRTQTRQGDCVCRECGKCFTQPSHLRTHQRSHTVVFESNGLRGTEVHTTSADAPKQGRDHGGAELTAHTLHLRKGT